A stretch of Aedes aegypti strain LVP_AGWG chromosome 2, AaegL5.0 Primary Assembly, whole genome shotgun sequence DNA encodes these proteins:
- the LOC5570789 gene encoding UDP-glucuronosyltransferase 2B20, with protein sequence MSRCVFLLLTVLCGLTRAANILYIDGVPSPSHFIWHRALINGLAAKGHSVTALSVDIEENPPQNVSYIKIEGVYESINELMGMESDFFELGDMNPFTSIAMFNDYIMLSCEMTLKSKGLQQLMAYPSDFKFDLIISDYLNGPCLSAVTQHRFGRPPYIAATAFHVLTTTNTLSGAYSYPGSVPDYALNAPQKMTYCQRFTNFLYNHWVELLKIYDMYPKVDKVVRKLVPDIPYVGDLDRDARIILLNSDPVIQYSEASMPNVISVGGMQIVKPKELPEDLKKLVDNAKNGAILFSLGTNVRSDMLGDKRIIEILSAMSQFPEYQFLWKFESDAMPIEVPKNVYIRKWMPQNDLLAHPNLKLFITHSGLLSTQEAIYNGVPIIGFPVFADQHQNINYCMEQGVGKKLLIKDVKSSDLANAIRELMTDGSYRENMSRLSKIFRDQKESPLERAIWWVEWVLRHPTSQILQSNAVRLDWFVKYSFDVIVPLVGLLLIVLIVPVKILCCVMFRKRRQQLKSKRE encoded by the exons ATGTCGCGTTGTGTGTTTTTACTGCTAACGGTGCTCTGCGGGTTAACACGTGCTGCGAACATTTTGTACATTGATGGAGTACCATCGCCAAGTCATTTCATCTG gCATAGAGCTTTAATAAATGGACTTGCTGCCAAAGGCCACTCAGTGACTGCGTTGAGCGTCGATATTGAGGAAAATCCTCCACAGAATGTATCATACATTAAAATAGAAGGTGTCTATGAAAGTATAAATGAACTAATGGGTAtggaaagtgatttttttgaactTGGAGATATGAACCCATTTACTTCAATAGCAATGTTCAATGATTATATTATGTTGAGTTGTGAAATGACGCTAAAATCGAAAGGACTACAGCAACTGATGGCATACCCGAGTGATTTTAAATTCGATTTGATTATAAGTGACTATTTGAACGGGCCATGTCTATCTGCCGTTACACAACACAGATTTGGAAGACCTCCGTATATTGCAGCGACTGCCTTCCATGTCCTGACAACGACGAACACATTGTCCGGTGCCTATTCCTATCCAGGATCGGTTCCAGATTATGCGCTAAATGCTCCTCAAAAAATGACTTACTGTCAACGATTCACAAACTTTTTGTACAATCATTGGGTAGAACTGCTGAAAATTTATGACATGTACCCAAAAGTGGACAAAGTAGTGCGCAAACTAGTTCCGGATATACCATACGTTGGAGATCTTGATAGAGATGCCCGAATAATTTTGTTGAACTCTGATCCAGTTATCCAGTACTCGGAAGCATCGATGCCAAACGTAATCTCTGTAGGTGGAATGCAAATCGTCAAACCTAAAGAACTCCCCGAAGATCTGAAGAAACTGGTAGATAACGCCAAAAACGGTGCGATTCTGTTTTCGCTCGGTACCAATGTCCGAAGTGATATGCTTGGAGATAAGAGAATTATCGAGATCCTAAGCGCCATGAGTCAGTTTCCAGAGTACCAATTTTTATGGAAGTTTGAATCGGATGCCATGCCAATCGAGGTGCCAAAGAACGTTTACATAAGAAAGTGGATGCCGCAAAACGATTTGCTGGCTCATCCTAATCTCAAGCTTTTCATCACTCATAGTGGTCTTCTGAGTACCCAGGAAGCGATATATAACGGCGTCCCAATCATTGGATTCCCAGTTTTCGCCGATCAACACCAAAATATCAATTACTGCATGGAGCAAGGTGTAGGAAAGAAGTTATTAATAAAAGATGTAAAGAGCAGTGATCTTGCCAACGCCATTAGGGAACTGATGACAGATGGAAG CTATCGCGAGAACATGTCTCGCCTTTCGAAGATCTTCCGTGATCAGAAGGAGTCGCCATTGGAGCGTGCCATCTGGTGGGTGGAGTGGGTTCTTCGGCATCCTACATCGCAAATTTTACAGTCCAACGCCGTTCGGTTAGATTGGTTCGTGAAATATTCATTCGACGTCATTGTACCGCTGGTGGGATTATTATTAATAGTGTTAATAGTTCCAGTTAAAATTTTGTGCTGTGTTATGTTCCGAAAAAGAAGACAGCAATTGAAATCCAAACGTGAATAA